The DNA sequence TTATTATTTGCAGTCTTTCTTACTGTCTAATAACTACAGAGACCATCTGTCTAACGGATGCTGTGTGTGTTGCCACTTCTTCTTGTTGaccttgatgtttttttcttttttttttttttgtggctaAACAACCAATCAAAACTTGGCTGATATGGGACAGTCCTAATAGATGCCATATTAAAATGACCTTACACCTCACAGTAACCTTGGTTCACTACACTGTGGCATACTGTATTATATAGACTGCATTTGGATAAAGCAATTTTGAcatgaaaacaggaaactcgatttaaaaaaaaaaaaaaaaacagtcaaggAACAATGCCAGTGTTTTTAGCTTAATTGGTGCATTTACTGATGACCTCACATCCTGTGGTTGCCCAGAGAAACAGAGGGACCTTGCCAGGAAGGGATCGGTGAAGAATGGCACCGTGGGAAGTCCTGTCAATCAACAACCCAAGAAGAATGCCAGGACAAGGTAGCGGCTTCCACTGcctgtttgtttctctgttatTCTGACCCGCTCAGCCGCAAATGTTACACTTTGCGCTCATTAGCATCACAAACAatatgttttgggggttttttttcaattttttttctatcttcAGTTCCCCATTCAGGGCTGAAACTCAAAGAGCCTGAAATGCAAAACGTGAGGACTGCGTCCTCTGAAAAGGATTTATTTGCTGCAGGGCTGCTTGGGATGCCATCAGACTCCTTAATGCTATAGCAGAATGCAATACGGCTTTTTAGCAAAGGCAAATTTGGTGGTTTGTGAGTGGGAATGCTGATACAAGTGTTAAAACCTTGTGAGTGAAACAAGTGCAACCCACAGTATTGACTACTGTCGCATCTGTTTAATCCCACTCCCTGGTGGATTAGTGGAACTATAAGAAAGGCTACCCACTGGTCTGAACCCACATTCTCTCAGGCAGAAAGATAATCTGGCACTGCCTGCAGTTGGAAAGCTACAGATTAGCCTCAATTTAGGGGGAAATGAATGGCATACATATCACAAATATCAAATGCTGTTATTTGATTCTATGACTTTTACATTTGCAGGTATTGCAGGTAATGTTGTGTTAGATTTCTTCACAAATGTGAAGGACATGTGCTGATTGCTTTTTTAAGTTTACTTCTAATATAGAAGTGTGCTCTTCTCCATTCTCTTTTGTAGGCTGGTGGTGCCAAACAAAGGCTACTCCTCCTTAGACCAGAGCCCAGATGAGAAGCCTCTGGTAGCGCTGGACACAGACAGGTAGTTTTGGGAAGAGTGCAGATGAGCTAAAAAGACAAACTGCCTTGTAGAACTTGTATTTTTTGTAGGCCTTTCTCTGTCACGCCGGCATATTAATCCAAAGAGTAACTTGAGAGAGTCCCTAACAGCCGGTATCCTAAAAAGGGGCAAAGCCTCTCCCAGGGCTCCGGATTAGAGGATAGCGGGGTGAGGATTTGGACAGGCAAAAGCAGCTCAAAGAGAGCGCTCACATCCACCctgtgccagcaggacagtatttgacacagatgAGTCCCACCCTTCGCACCCCCTTGTGTTGCTACATGTGGCAAACCCGGTCTTGTAAAATGAGCTCTCTGATAGCCAACAAAGCTTACATCATGTATTGCATCATATACTCTGTCTGACAAGCTTTCTCTGACTCACAGCCTCGCGGGATGCCCATTTGTTCATTGTTCACATTTTAGATTCATGTACACATCCTTCACTCAATGTCTCCCTGTTTTACtctctatatatctctatatcatCTTTCTCTACGAAGGCAACAGGACAAAAATAGACGAAACCTTTGTCTGAATAAATTTTGAGCTTAAATATGATACagaaattaaagaaaatttaatttactatttttaattacatatttttttcattgccACATACACGATACAGTAATTTTTCCTAAAAGTCTCTCAGCCAAATGCCTCACAGTCATTCTGCTGTTGTTTGTCCAGCATCACTCAAGACTTTAACACAACCTAATGCAGGCTATAATATTCTGTTATTTCTTATCTCTATCATTTGATAAATTTCATGTTAGTCACGGACCACTTACCAAAGATGTTGTATCGCATTCTAATTAACACTTTTAGTTCCTTTTTCTCACTACAGCCctgatcaaacacacatttttaattgtttctgGTCCTCTAAAGCCTCCACTGACTCTGCTAAATATAGAGTAGTTATGGAGGCGTTGGTTATGCTAATGATCAGATCTCATGAGCGCATATCTCATCGTGCATGAGGGACATTCATCAGGCTGTAATAAGCGATTTACGACAGCTTTGTCTTAACTAAGAGTGTTTAACATGAAACtagaaaaaatgtttctgtgagGTCCAGTAGTTTGGAAATTTCACCACCTTATGTTTCCCTTCAAAGGTTACATTCAGATTTACTTAGAAAGAtgaatataacagctttaattAATGTAATCCCTTTTCAAAGAGAAGTGCTGCTCAGGTAGTGTAAACTGCATGCATTATGTTGGATAATAGCTTCTGAGTTTCTAGTTGAGCTGTGGAGGTTTGCAAGTCTTAAAATTTAAATATCTTTATCTGGAGAATAAATAACCCCAATAGAGGCTGTAAATGTGATACAGGCAGTCATGAATCAGTAGACTGAGTTCTGTTAACCGTAATCAAAATATAAATTGGGATACTGCAACCGCTGCGACCGGCTTCAATTCCCACTATTTCATTATCACTACAACTAACTGTTACATAGACGCCCCCCAGCCCCACCCCATTTTTAATGTCTAACCACTGATATCCTGTCTTGCAGTGACGATGACTTTGACATGTCCAGATACTCCTCATCAGGATATTCCTCAGCCGAGGTGAGATGTCTGAGGGACCAGGTATTTATACACATATTATATTGTTTCACAGCATCGTGTGGTGAAATCACGAAAACCGCCATGTGATCACACACTTCCTTTGTCACACCAGATGTCTGTGCGTATGTGCGTCCATTCAAGTGTACACTGGCGTCTTCGATCTTTCACTCACACTCACCTGTAATGACTTCTCCATAATTGTCATCTGGATAGATTTGTTCCTTTTCATTTCTTCCACTTAGAGtagaataaatatataaattatttatattcTTTGGGTTCTTGACTCAAGCCATTACATCAGTAAGTTCTCTGTACTCTGCTATATTTCTgctttgtgtgtctttttattaatttagACTACAAAGATTTATTTTCTCTCTATTGATCTATGCTATATATTTCTAGAATCAGCATAGAAAGTTGATGCCTGATGCCTTGTTTCTTCGGGTTTTACAGCAGATCAACCAGGACCTGAACATCCAGCTCCTGAAGGACGGTTACCGACTTGATGAGATTCCGGATGATGAGGATCTGGATCTGATCCCTCCTAAAGCAGTCAACCCCACTTGTATGTGCTGCCAGGCTGCTCCCTCCAC is a window from the Pelmatolapia mariae isolate MD_Pm_ZW linkage group LG5, Pm_UMD_F_2, whole genome shotgun sequence genome containing:
- the fam219aa gene encoding protein FAM219A isoform X2, whose amino-acid sequence is MMEEIDRFQVPPVNGETQPLDPAASSTSEAEPDTKGESVAMNYKPSPLQVQIEKQRDLARKGSVKNGTVGSPVNQQPKKNARTRLVVPNKGYSSLDQSPDEKPLVALDTDSDDDFDMSRYSSSGYSSAEQINQDLNIQLLKDGYRLDEIPDDEDLDLIPPKAVNPTCMCCQAAPSTACQIQ
- the fam219aa gene encoding protein FAM219A isoform X1, with the translated sequence MMEEIDRFQVPPVNGETQPLDPAASSTSEAEPDTKGESVAMNYKPSPLQVQIEKQRDLARKGSVKNGTVGSPVNQQPKKNARTRLVVPNKGYSSLDQSPDEKPLVALDTDSDDDFDMSRYSSSGYSSAEVRCLRDQQINQDLNIQLLKDGYRLDEIPDDEDLDLIPPKAVNPTCMCCQAAPSTACQIQ